The Desulfovibrio sp. TomC sequence TCTCGATCATCCAATTGAGCTAAATGATTCTGGAATAACTTTTATACATGGGCCAAATGGTTGTGGGAAAACAACTATATTGAATTTGGTCAGTGCAATTTTTTCTAACGATTTTTATGCGATAGCTAGTGTTGATTTTTTGTCTATTAATATCCTTTTTTCTGACAGTAGTGTTCTTGCCATTATGAGAGATGTAAAGAAGAAACAGAACGGACGCCTTACGTTGGTCGATATGGGAGATGATAGTCAAAGCGATTATGTCGCCTTGCGTTTAGAGTATCATCATTCTGACCATAAAATTAATAGTTTCGATTTTCCTGGTGATATTGGAAAAAATAATAATAGAATTAGCACAATAGATATTATTAATAAAGTTCCTTTTTTGAGGAGAGTTGGGCCGCGAGAGTGGATCGATAGGCGAACGGAAGAAGTCTTGTCTTATGATGGTGTACTTAAGCGCTTTTATGGCATGCTTTTCGATGAAGCAGATATCCCAAGATGGTACTATAATTTGTGTGGCGAACTTAATATCCAATATATTAAAACACAACGACTTCTTTCAATTGATCATCATAGCGCTAGAAGAGATTCAGAGCGTCCAGTCCAAGAAGCGATTCAAATTTATGCTAAAGAGTTGCAAAATTTGATGTCTGAAAAGCTAGCCGAACAAGCTGCGACATCACAAGAATATGATAGTTCGTTTCCTGAAAGATTGTTGTCTGGGGAAGTTCGTCAAGAAAGCGAAAAGGATGTAAGGAATAGGTATCAAGAAATAGATAAAAAAACAAAAGCATTAGTCAATGCGGGGCTGATCAATAAGCAGCGTTATATTCCTTTGCCTGAACAGATATTAGACTCTAATCAGCTTCGAGTTATGACGCTGTATCTTGATGATATGGAAAGTAAACTAGCAGTGTTTGATGTTGAGCTTGAAAAAATCAATGCGTTTTTAGACATTGTAGCAAGAAAATTGCATGGCAAAACTTTGCTATTGAGTAGAAACGATGGTTTTAGTATTGTTGCAAAAAACGGTGAGCGCCCTGATAGCCAAAAAATAAGTCCGTCCTACCTGTCTTCGGGTGAACAGCATCAAATTGTTTTGTTCTATGAGCTTATATTTAAGTCAAAAGTAAACACGTTGTATCTAATTGATGAGCCGGAAATATCATTGCATATTGACTGGCAACGAAAATTTATCGATGACATTCTAAAGGTGAAGTGTATTGGAGATAGTTATTTTCTAATAGCGACACACTCGCCGCAGATTATCGGATCGCATTATGATGAAGCTATTGCTCTTAACGGTGGGATACTTGAGGAGCAAGAGTAATGGCGGGACTTCTCCAAAGGCCAGTTGAAATTGTAAACGAAATTTGTATG is a genomic window containing:
- a CDS encoding AAA family ATPase yields the protein MDKLRITKIEIKGLFGYLDHPIELNDSGITFIHGPNGCGKTTILNLVSAIFSNDFYAIASVDFLSINILFSDSSVLAIMRDVKKKQNGRLTLVDMGDDSQSDYVALRLEYHHSDHKINSFDFPGDIGKNNNRISTIDIINKVPFLRRVGPREWIDRRTEEVLSYDGVLKRFYGMLFDEADIPRWYYNLCGELNIQYIKTQRLLSIDHHSARRDSERPVQEAIQIYAKELQNLMSEKLAEQAATSQEYDSSFPERLLSGEVRQESEKDVRNRYQEIDKKTKALVNAGLINKQRYIPLPEQILDSNQLRVMTLYLDDMESKLAVFDVELEKINAFLDIVARKLHGKTLLLSRNDGFSIVAKNGERPDSQKISPSYLSSGEQHQIVLFYELIFKSKVNTLYLIDEPEISLHIDWQRKFIDDILKVKCIGDSYFLIATHSPQIIGSHYDEAIALNGGILEEQE